The genomic DNA GGTCTCGGTCACCCCCTTTGGCCGATCAGTCAGCTACGCGGGATGGAAGGCTTCCCACGCCGTCTGCTGCGCGCTGGGCGGGGTCAGCGAGGCGATCGGCAGCGCGGACCGGGAGCCGCTGCCAGCCCCCTACTCGCAAGGCGACCTTCAGGCTGGCCTCAGCGCCGCCTGCGCCATCGTCGCCGCTCTCCTCGAGCGCCAGGAGTCCGAACAAGGCCAGGAGGTCGAGGTCAGCGAGGTGGACGTGCTGGCGACCCTGCTCTCGGGGTACCAGTATGTCTTTCAGGCGTTCGGGACTCTGCAAACGGCTCGCGGCGAGGGAATCTACCAGGGCCGTTACCCGCCGCGATTCTTTCCCACCAAGGACGGCTACATGAGCCTCAGCGCGCCGCAGCGGGCCCAGTGGGAGAGGTTCATCGAAGTCATGGGCAGCCCAGAATGGGCCAGAGACCCGCGCTACCAGGACCGGCGGGCGCTGGCTGAAAAGTATGCGGAAGAGGTGAACGCCCTCATGGCCCCGTGGTTCATGGCGCACGCGCGGGAAGATATCTTCCGTGCCTGCCAGGACAGGCGGGTGCCGTTCGCTCCGGTCTACACGGTGCCTGAAGTGCTGCGACATCCTCATCTGGAGCACCGGGGCTTCTTCCGGGACGTGGAGCAACCCGACGTAGGGCCGGTGCGCTATCCCGGCCTGCCCTTCAAAATGTCGGAGACGCCGTGGACACTCCGCCGACCAGCGCCTCGTCTGGGCCAGCACAACGAGGAGGTCCTGTGCGGACGGCTGAGCCTGTCACGGCAGGACCTCGTTGACCTTGCGCGGGCAGGCATCATCTAATAAGAGGCGGGTACGTATGCTGCCACTAGAGCGCTACCGCGTCATTGACCTGGGCACGGCTTTCGCCGGGTCCATGCCAGGCCAATACCTTGCGGACCTGGGCGCCCAGGTGGTCAAGGTGGAGGCCCGCACTCGCCCGGATGGGCTTCGGTTCGGCCCCGGCCCCGTGCTTAAGAGCAGGGCCAAGTCGCGCGAGGACCTGCTGGAGCTGAACCCGAATTTTCATGCCATAAACCGCGGCAAACAGGGGATCACCGTGGACATCACCAGCCGCGAGGGCATCCGCCTGGCCAGGGAGCTTGTGCGCGTCAGCGACGTTTGGATTGACAACTTCACCCCCGATGTCCTGCCCAAGTACGGGCTGGACTACAGGGCCCTGCGGCAGGTCAACCCCACGCTTGTCATGGCGTCTCTAAGCGTGGCGGGGCAGGAAGGCCCTCTGAGGGATACGCGGGCCTATGCCAATACTATTACCGCCCTTTCAGGCCTCAGCACTTTGCTTGGCTATGAGGACACAACCTATCCAGAGGACTTGCATATAGCCTACGGAGACACCAACGCCGCCATCTTCTGTGCCTTTGCCGTACTCACGGCGTTGTTCCACCGACGTAAGACCGGGAGAGGCCAGTTCATTGACCTCTCTGCCTGGGAGAGCACCGCCTGTCTTCTGGGCGAGCCCATGCTGGAGCACCAGTTCCTGGGCATTATCCCCGGTCACCAGGGTAGCCGCCATCCCTACGCGGCGCCCCACGGGAACTATCCGTGCAGAGGAGACGACGCCTGGGTCTGCATCACCGTCACGACCGAGGAGGAGTGGCAGGGCCTGTGTCGGGCCATGGGGAGGTCGGACTGGGCGCAG from Dehalococcoidia bacterium includes the following:
- a CDS encoding CoA transferase, which codes for MLPLERYRVIDLGTAFAGSMPGQYLADLGAQVVKVEARTRPDGLRFGPGPVLKSRAKSREDLLELNPNFHAINRGKQGITVDITSREGIRLARELVRVSDVWIDNFTPDVLPKYGLDYRALRQVNPTLVMASLSVAGQEGPLRDTRAYANTITALSGLSTLLGYEDTTYPEDLHIAYGDTNAAIFCAFAVLTALFHRRKTGRGQFIDLSAWESTACLLGEPMLEHQFLGIIPGHQGSRHPYAAPHGNYPCRGDDAWVCITVTTEEEWQGLCRAMGRSDWAQDPRFVDGYARTKNRAALDSPVAEWTRQRTPQDASALLQREGVPAAPVLTVRDRATDPALRQRYINDVAHPMFGMAPVYAMPWRLKRTPPQTRGPAPLLGQHNADVFGKLLGLPSGDMQTLIKQGVL
- a CDS encoding CoA transferase — encoded protein: MDDRQAFSGVKVVELGSGISAPYATKILADLGAEVIKVEAPPHGDIARRHGPFPGNAPHPEHSGLFLWLNANKLGITLNTGAPIGRAVLDRLVRQADVLVYDDSLPGAGDLNAAALNALQPQLIAVSVTPFGRSVSYAGWKASHAVCCALGGVSEAIGSADREPLPAPYSQGDLQAGLSAACAIVAALLERQESEQGQEVEVSEVDVLATLLSGYQYVFQAFGTLQTARGEGIYQGRYPPRFFPTKDGYMSLSAPQRAQWERFIEVMGSPEWARDPRYQDRRALAEKYAEEVNALMAPWFMAHAREDIFRACQDRRVPFAPVYTVPEVLRHPHLEHRGFFRDVEQPDVGPVRYPGLPFKMSETPWTLRRPAPRLGQHNEEVLCGRLSLSRQDLVDLARAGII